Sequence from the Lepidochelys kempii isolate rLepKem1 chromosome 7, rLepKem1.hap2, whole genome shotgun sequence genome:
ccttGTCCCTCATTTATACGTCTTAACTATGTTCAAGTTCATGTTCTGATGGCTGTCATTTATCTGACACCACCCACTGTTAGGATCCTGGTGCAAGCATCCTGCCTTTGCTGTGACCATCATGCCTTTGCTGTGATGAGTGGCAGTTGCTTGCTCATGACACCTGCTATCTCTTCTCAACTTAAACATTCCTTATCTTCATTTCTTAGATGTCAGCCCTGTTGTTTTCCTCTTTCCGTTCCTCATCCCCCAAACACACTTTCATGAGGTAGTAACCTATCCACCCCACTGCAAAAAAGTTGTCATAATAAACATCagctttcatatttaaaaataaattgtttctaGCCGCCTTCATTGCTGAAAGTATTCAAAATGTAAACTGAAGCTACAGTTCAGTTTGTCATAACTTTTTCCTGAAAATCATTGGTTAGTCTGTCCATCATTCTTTATAACTTTATTTATAATAAAGGGTCACTTTTTTTTACTaagccatgttttttttttttactatgacCATCACTTCAGATACATCTGTACTGCACACTCCTTTTGTCAATGTGTAGCGTACACACGCTACCCGCCCCCTTGGCATGGGTATGAATAGCAGCATAGAGGGTGAAGCACTACTTACGTGAGTAGGTTAAAGACACTCCTGAACCCTGTGGGTATGTGCCTTGCAGGACTCTTGTCCAAGCAGCGCCTTCTCTGTCGacattgctgtttttagcagtgtagtgtctgGCTGCCTTTCTGCTGCTGGAGACTTTCCCCACCTTAGTGAAAGACTGGTAGTTCCCCACTGCCAAGCCTTTCCCAGCTacctccacctcctggagcctTTCACTAAGGTGTAGTTACGTGTTAGCGTGGATGCATCCCACTTTTCACTGTGGCTTGTAGCTGCACATACCCTGCATGCTGCCATGAGGTGTGCAGTATAAACATAGCCTTTTGAGTACTTCTGCAGGAAGTGGGGAGTGTGCTGTGTTACCTTAATTACCAGGAACTGGATGATAAGATATATTCTTGACCTGATCTACTATTAATTTCTAATTTACAGTCATCTGTCTGATATCACAGATGGCTGCCGTGATGTCACAAACAGTGACAATTTGCAGCGGTGAATAATCCACAAGAACAGATTAATTTGGGGTGAGTCAATTTCAGGCAGTTGGTGTCTGTGCGCTTTTCATGCGTGTAGAGATTAACAGAAATATAGCAAACAGTAAAATCAGAACAATGATTTCTGAAGGCTtttctacacttgaaatgctactgTGGTATCATTGCAGATGCACTGCTATattgcttcagtgtagacattatcTATGCCAATGGAGGAGGGTATCTTCCATCAGcataagtaatccacctcccaagaggtggtagctaggtcaggGGAAGAATTCTGTCTACCTAGTGTTGTCTGCACTGAGGGTTAGATCAGCTTAACTACACTTctcaggggtgttttttcacatactgagcgacatagttaagatgacttaattttctagtgtagacgaaGCCTGAAATTGGAGATGGATGGAGTTGACAGAGGCAGTGTTCTGTTTCTGTTCTCAGTGGAGAAGTAATGCTATAGTAATTGGAAATAGGATACCCTCAATTCTAATTGTCTCAAAGATAGTTATGAAAAATTGATTAAACCTCTAGATGTACTAAATattcatgagtttaccctgtaagTATCTAAGTAGGGAGTAATACAGAAATTAAGTCTGTTAAATTTAAAGTAAGAAGTCAAGAGTGTTTGGCACAATATATCCGTGAACAAGTAATAGGCATGCAGGTAAATGAGTCCTTAatatagccctggtctacactaggactttaggtcgaatttagcagcattaaatcaatgtaaacctgcacccgtccacacgatgaagccctttattttgacttaaagggctcttaaaattgatttccttactccacccctgacaagtggattagcgcttaaattggccttgctggctcgtatttggggtactgtggacacaattcgacgatattggcttccgggagctatcccagagtgctccattgtgaccgctctggacagcactctcaactcagatgcactggccaggtagacaggaaaagaaccgcaaacttttgaatctatttcctgtttggccagcgtggcaagctgcaggtgaccatggagagctcatcagcagaggtgaccatgaggGAGTCCCAGAAtggcaaaagagctccagcatggactgaacgggaggtacgggatctgatagCTGTATGGGAagaagaatccgtgctatcagaattctgttccagttttcaaaagaccaaaacctttgtcaaaatctcccagggcatgaaggacagaggccataacagggacgcgaagcagtgccgcgtgaaacttaaggagctgaggcaagcctaccagaaaaccagagaggcgaacggccgctccgggtcagagccccaaacatgctgcttttatgatgagctgcatgccattttagggggttcagccaccactaccccagccgtgttgcttgactccttcaatggagatggaggcaacacggaagcaggttttggggacgaagaagatgaggaggaggaggttgtagatagctctcagcaagcaagcggagaaaccggttttcccgacagccaggaactatttctcaccatggacctggagccagtaccccccgaatccccccaaggctgcctcctggacccggcaggcggagaaggaacctctggtgagtgtaccttttaaaatactatacatggtttaaaagcaagtatgtgaaaagattactttgccctggcattcgcggttctcctggatgtactctcaaagcctttgcaaaaggtttctgtggagggcagccttattgcgtccttcatggtagtacactttaccactccaggccagtaacacgtactcgggaatcattgtacaacaaagcattgcagtgtatgtttgctggtgttcaaacaagatccgttctttatctctctgtgttatcctcaggagagtgagatataattcatggtcacctggttgaaatagagtgcttttcttcaggggacgctcagaggagcccgttcctgctggggtgtttgcctgtggctaaacagaaatgttccccgctgttagccacaaggagggttgagggggtagccacacggtggggggaggcaaaatgcaatcttgtaatgaaagcacatgtgctatgtatgtaaagttaacagcaaggtttaccctgaaagagtgtagccactgttttagaAAATGTGTCGtcttaaataccgctgtccctttttttttctccaccagctgcatgtgtttcaatgatcacaggatcttctccttcccagaggctagtgaagcttagaaagaaaaaaaaaatgcactcgcgatgaaatgttctccgagctcatgctgtcctcccacactgacaaagcacagacgaatgcgtggaggcaaataatgtcagagtgcaggaaagcacaaaatgaccgggaggagaggtggcgggctgaagagagtaagtggcgggctgaagacagggctgaagctcaaatgtggcggcagcgtgatgagaggaggcaggactcaatgctgaggctgctggaggaccaaatcagtatgctccagtgtatggttgagctgcagcaaaggcagctggagcacagactgcctctacagcccctgtgtaaccaaccgccctcctccccaagttgcccaagaacgcggttgggggggccaccggccaaccagccactccaccacagaggattgccccccaaaaaagtctggcattcaatacattttaaagttgtaaacttttaaagttctgtgtggcattttccctccctcctccaccacccctcctgggctaccttggtagtcatccccctatttgtgtgatgaatgaataaagaatgcatgaatgtgaagcaacaatgactttattgcctctgcaagcggtgatcgaagggaggagaggagggtggttagcttacagggaagtagagtgaaccaaggggtggggggtttcatcaaggagaaacaaacagaactttcacaccgtagcctggccagtcatgaaactggttttcaaagcttctctgatgcataccgcgccctcctgtgctcttctaaccgccctggtgtctggctgcacgtaagcagcagccaggcgatttgcctcaacctcccaccccgccataaacgtctcccccttactctcacagatattgtggagcacacagcaagcagtaacagtgggaatattggtttcgctgaggtctaagtgagtcagtaaactgcgccagcgtgcctttaaacgtccaaatgcacattctaccaccattctgcacttgctcagcctgtagttgaacagctcctgactactgtccaggctgcctgtgtacagcttcatgagccatggcattaaggggtaggctgggtccccaaggatacatataggcatttcaacatccccaacagttattttctggtctgggaagaaagtcccttcctacagcttttgaaacagaccagagttcctgaagatgcgagcgtcatgtacctttcccagccatcccacgttgatgttggtgaaacgtcccttgtgatccaccagagcttgcagcactattgaaaagtaccccatgcaggtttatgtactcggcggcttggtgctccggtgccaagatagggatatgggttccgtctatggccccaccacagttagggaatcccactgcagcaaagtcatccactatgacctgtacatttcccagggtcactacccttgatagcagcagatctttgattgcgtgggttacttgcatcacagcagccccaacagtagatttgcccactccaaattgattcccaactgaccggtagctgtctggcgttgcaagcttccacagggctttcgccactcgcttctcaactgtgagggctgctctcatcttggtattcatgcgcttcagggcaggggaaagcaagtcacaaatttccatgaaagtgcccttacgcatgcgaaagtttcgcagccactgggaatcgtcccagatccgcaacactatgcggtcccaccagtctgtgcttgtttcctgagcccagaatcggtgttccacagcatgaacctgccccattagcaccatgatgcatgcattggcagggcccatgctttcagagaaatctgtgtccatgtcctgatcactcacgtgaccgcactgacgtcgcctcctcgcccggtatcgctttgccaggttctggtgccgcatatactgctggataatgcgtgtggtgtttaatgtgctcctaattgcccaagtgagctgagcgggctccatgcttgccttggtatggcgtccacacagaaaaaaggcgcgcaacgattgtctgccgttgctctggagggaggggcgactgacgacacggcttacagggttggcttcagggagctaaaatcgacaaagggggtggctttacatcaaggagtattgcaggcaggacttcatggagggttccaataacaaatggtgcacctaagttattgttcttattggaacaaggaggttagtctgacctctgattgatacatggctagatttacctcgctgcaccttctctgtgagtgactgcagtgtgacctagaggaatgagtcccctagacggggggtgggaagcaaatgagtacaaaacaaatctggtctatttcttgttttgatccactccatctatcttttacatctttggcttgcagcagacagtgcagaaggactgcatgccatccacatctcatggctgctcggcagaagatggtgcagtacgactgctagccgtcctcatctcttgcctgcctggcagaagatggtacagtatgactgctagcaatccgtatcgcctgcctgctcaccataagacggttcagtaggactgactgcaggactaaagagaatgacctggtcaagtcactccaaatttagtccctgcgcccatgtctgcccaggcgctcccagccgacgtggccaggagcacctcggacatgacgatgacggctaccagtcgtattgcaccgtctgctgccacaaggcaatgggttgctgctactgtgtagcaatgccgtaccgcgtctgccagcacccaggagacatacggtgacagttacctgagcgggctccatgcttgccgtggtatggcgtctgcacagataactcaggaaaaaaggcgcgaaacgattgtctgcccttgctttcacggagggagggagggaaggggggcctgacgatatgtacccagaaccacccgcgaccatgttttagccccatcaggcattgggatctcaacccagaattccaatgggcagcagagactgcgggaactgtgggatagctacccacagtgcaacgctccggaagtcgactctagcctcggtactgtggaagcactccgccgagttaatgcacttaatgcacttagagcattttctgtggggagacacacactcgaatatataaaaccaatttctaaaaaaccgacttctataaattcgaccttattccgtagtgtagacatacccatagagactAGTGTGGAATGATATAGTTAAAATTGTTGTATCTATTTTATATCCTTGTAAGACCagaattattttgtgtgtgttgttctTGGTGCTAAGGTGAGTTGTGTGGTGTTTTGAATCGCAGGTCTGCTAAACCCCATCTTTCCTTTAAATGATTATCTATATTTTTAGATTGACACTGATTT
This genomic interval carries:
- the REEP3 gene encoding receptor expression-enhancing protein 3 isoform X3; amino-acid sequence: MESSSAEVTMRESQNGKRAPAWTEREVRDLIAVWEEESVLSEFCSSFQKTKTFVKISQGMKDRGHNRDAKQCRVKLKELRQAYQKTREANGRSGSEPQTCCFYDELHAILGGSATTTPAVLLDSFNGDGGNTEAGFGDEEDEEEEVVDSSQQASGETGFPDSQELFLTMDLEPVPPESPQGCLLDPAGGEGTSAACVSMITGSSPSQRLVKLRKKKKMHSR